The window TCGAACCATGTCCTTACTCAGAGCTAGATGCTCCGGAGCGAATTCGTCCGTTCCATCTCGTCTGACCCGTGCGGTTCTTATTGCAGTCGAGGTCGGTGTGGTTCGACGTCATCGGCCGCCACTGCCCGGTCTTCGCGGTCAACCGGGAGGTGAGGGTTTCTCGGAACTGCTCCAGGGTTCGATCGTTGGGGATTTCGTGTGGGGAGTATCGGTGATTTGGTTCTCTCGTTCGTGCAGGTGCTGATGCCGATCCCCAAGCCGACGGGGTTCACCGGTGCGGATCCGTATAAGATGTAAGATTTAGATCTCCTAGCTTAAACTTGTCCTCAAGAATTTTTTTGACACTGCTACCCTCCAACATTTGAGGCAAATTGCTTGTGTGAATCAGTCAAATTGGCTAATTGGTTCCAAGACTACAAGATGCTGGATTTTCCAGGGTGGGTGGAGGGTTAGCCTAATGTTATAGGTGCACTGTGAATGAATGATGACTGTTATAATTCGTAATGCAGTTTTCTGCAGAATATTCATACATCCATTCCATGAGACATCTGATTTCGCAAGTGCAAACTGGTATAACATTAAATTCAATACGATCATTTCATGAAAGATCTAAGTTTGCAAATCTGAATTGGTGATATACTACCACTACTACAGCTCCTGATTTATGTTTATACATTCTGTGATCCAGAAGGTTTTGTGGTATGCAAAATTTATGCTATCTCACGGTACTTGTTTGGTTAAAACATATTGAACTTAGACTTAGTAATGATGAAGTCAAGGAAATTCGTAAGGTTGCTGGCATGCATGGTAAAATTTGTAAATAGTATGATAGTTGTACCCATATCTGTGTTTTGTGAATGATCTGTTTTTGCAGAGATGTGTCTGTCTTACATGGTCCTTCCTATGCAGAACATTTCAGATTGGACACGAAAAGTTCCATGTTCCTTGGCTTTATGTTATTAATCGCAAAAGCTCTGAAGTTCCACTGATTGATTTCCATTTAGTGAGTCCCTTGTTAACTGTTATATATGTAATTCCAGGGGAATACTTTCTTTCTGCTTATAATTATCTACCTTTGATTATACAGAAATACACTGGAAACGATTTGCTTGGTGTTACGGCTAAAGTAGTGGACATGCCTCACCATTGTATGTAATGCTATCGCCTCTCCTCACAATACCTTTTCTATGTATTTAGAAGTTTATATCCCTAGCATCTGTAGTGATGTATTTATTGTCATGTAAGAAAGTACCATGCATCTGCATTCAAGTTGGATTGTTTGACCAAGTTTTTAATGCTAGACCATGTATTATGTATACATGTGTTTCTCGGAGTTTCTGTTTCCAAAAACCTAAGTGTTTCCTGTGATAGCATGAATTGTTTGACAAGATTAatctgttgttgttgctgttgtatCATGCATCTTGTTGTTGTTGCTGTATCTGTTTGTTCTTTCTTGTGATCCATTATGAGCATGTTGTCCAGTCAGAGTGTAGTGCCTTATCCTAAGTGTTGCTAAGGGTTCAAGAGAAACTGCAAATATTTGTTTTGCTTTAGTCAAGTAGTCAACTTCTTTTACCATGTAGTAAAATAGTGGTGTGCTATTGAAGCAGCCTTTGTATGAGCATCAACAAGATACTCATGACTTCCTCTAAATCCATCTACGGATATTATTGGCCTGCTGCAATGACATTATGCCTTGTTGGAAGGCACATTTGCTATAGACTAGAGGCTATTTATGTTCTAGGATAGATGAACTAACATTAAGTGTAagttttcctctcttttttttaCCATGCAGTATTATGTATAATCACTATGTGTTTTTtccttaaagtttctgaattgggTAGCCTAGTTGCTAACCCATCTGTGTTTCATTGGGCAGTTGTGGAACTTCATCCTGACATAAAGAAGAATTTCTGGGATCCACAGAATTGGCCAAAATATGTACTTGTTAGTTATACATGGTAAAAACTTATCTGGCCTTGTTTGCATTGATAAAATTTTGTTTCCAAGTACTAGTGTGAGAAAACTTTGAAGCGTGACATTACGACAAAATAATTCTTCTGTACAGGGAGGAACAATCAGAGATAGATGTTACTGCAGGATTCTATGTGTTATTTGGATCTGGTGAGTTAATCCCccaaccaccccccccccccccccccccccaaaaaaaaaacTGTTTCATCGTGCAATCTTCCAGATAATAATCCCTTTCACATTTGTACTCTAAAAATGTTTTCACTGTGGTATTACAGGCCTTGTTCTTTCCTTCATCCTTGCAATCTATGTATTGCAATCATCTCAAGATAAATTAACAAGGTATGATTATTCACATTTTCTTTTAGTTTCAGGATATAGGCTGATAATGTTGCCATGTTCTTGGTGAAATGGAAGTAACCAATATTAGAGATTGATACAATGACATTCTACTGTCCTTGCAATCCAGCGTGCTTAACTTTTTTCTAGGGAACATGCTTAACTTATCTGGACACCGCTTTAGTCATAGTTAGCTACGTTGTTTAGTTTTGTGCGTGCCCATTGATATCCTTTCATTCAGCACATATAAGAAAATGCCTTTCATGCCCATCATTCAAATAGGAAGGAAATGTGTTATTGACACCGACACCATTCTGCTTTGTAGGTTTGTACGAGAAGCAGTTTCTGATAGCAGTCTACCTGAAGGAGGGGTTGCAAAGGTTGAGTGATGTTTCCGCGAGGGGCTGTTGGATTATCAACAAATGTCCACTTATGGAAACACCGACAAAGACATTGTGAACTTGAGCTTTCTTGGGAGCGTGGACAATAGCATGCATCTGAAGAACCGGTGAACCATTTTGTATGCATGCATTGTACGGAACTGACAGTTACAACATAGCGAGTTAAATGAGAGATGAATTATAGGTTTTTCCTTGCTATAACGGAACATTTAGCAAACTGAAGTATGTGCAGTTGCTAGCTCATTACAGTTTTGATATATGACCTGTGTGATTTCAATGTTGCAAGAATTTGTCTTCTACATCTACATTTTGTAGAATGTGTAAGTAAAAACAGGCACCGTGTACACCTCTACAGATCACAAGATTGGTGCAAATGTTTCATTGCATCTGTGAAACACCAATTCCTCCTTGAACTGTAGCTGTTTGTGTTGTTACATGGAAATGAACCTGGTTATTTTTAACTCCTTAAACTGAAATGTACATCACTTGCACTACTATGGTCCAAGGTAAATCTGAAAGTACAGTTACAAACTTGAACCTATAAATACTTTAAAGTCTTGCACAATTCTTGACCTCGGGACCTTTGGTACAAAAAGAATGGAGTCTATCTGCAGACCAGTGTCCCAACATGAAGTTACAGTGAGAAGATTTGGACCATATCCAGATACAATTTTACAGTATCTGCTATCTAGTTTCATGGTAGATCTGCAATTTTGGAAGGTAAAACCCTCCAAAGAATCAGATCATTTTAATTGTAACTGACATGTCCATTACTTGTAACTGAAATGTCCATTGCTTCATTACTTGGGTTGGAAAGTTGGCTTCCAACCCTACTATCTGCCTACTAAATTGAATCCTGTATAATGCCATCCGCCGTCTAAGAGACGAAATTTTCACGCCCTTGAGTACTTTGAGCTCCACATCGGTACCTTCAAAGGCTCATCGTCATCACCTCCATTTTCAACTTTGCCCAAAGAATCAGAGATCAAAGGTGCCGAGTCACCTTCTTTTGACTGCAATGTAGAGAACACATAGGGATTTATAAACAAGAAATAAAAGTAATGAAGCTAAAGAACCACAGGAGAATTGTTGCAAATAAAATATTAAATATTTACAAGGCATGAGATTTGAAAAGCAAGGTACCTGCTGTCCGGAGACATCGTTATTTTTTGGTTGAGTCTCTATTGAGCAGAAGTATGAATATAGTACCATCCCAACAACCGCAATTAGGATGCCAAGTATGTTTCTCCAGCTAAATGGATCATGAAGCAAAACGTAACCGAAGGTCAAAACTAGGCACGTTTTAAGATGGCCCAGGACTTGGTAAGTAACAGGAGATGTCTTTCCGATCACAAGAAAGGTGCTGAAGTTTACTGAGACCGATATCAAACACGACAAGACGATGAAAAACTGCACACGGAACAAGCGGAGAATCAGAAACAGATTAACAATGTCAAAAGAAGTTTGCCAAAGCTGTTCCGTGACTTACCACAACGTTAGATGTGTAATTGAAAGCGAAGACGTTTTGGTTAGTCAGGAATCCATCAAGGAACGGGCCGATAAGAAACAGTGTCAATGACTGGTAAGGACAAGACTGATATAGCAGCTGGGTTGAAGAAACCTTGAATTTCTTCTGAATAGTGTTTGTCATCTGGTAGCTGGTTAAGGACTACAAAACCACACGACAAAAAGGTAGTAATACGTGATTGTAACAGAGTAGTAATGAACAGTCATCACGTCAAATGCAAATTCTTCATTCCGGAACCAGATGCAAATTCCACTTTCTGACCAAAAAAAGATGCCAGGAAATTTTGATTTGTGCAAGAAAAGGCAAAAGCTGTCATCAAAGGATACAATTTGAGCGATGCAAGTCGTGATAATTGCCAGCAAGGACAGTATGGACCCCACAGCATTGAGTTGCAAATCAGTCACGGTTGCAACACCGACACCCAAAAGAAGCACGGAAAGGGAAATCTGGATAGTCCGGCTGCAGTCAAGTCAGAAAATGTTTAGATGAAGATGGTATGGAAGTAATGAACAGAATGTAAAGAAAAAACACAAACCTGAACTTCTTCCTGAAGAAAAGAGTCTCCAAAATAACAGTGCAGGGGATGATGGCCAGCTTTGTCATCTAGAGGTAAAAGGACAATTCAGCATCAGTTAGGTGGATTGATTAGTGCAGAAGGAAGGGTGACATTTAATAGCAATCAATGCTTGTACAAAATGTTCAACTCTAGCCAAAAGCCTTCTCGGTAAAGTTTCTTGCACAAACAAGATAGATATAATTAACCTGCACCCCTAACTCCCCAAGTAACTATTGTTGTACCGCCTAGCGCAAGTAAGTGTTTTACATTTTTACTGCTGTACTACCAAAAGTAGCAAGTGCAGAGCTGGAGTGAATTAACTAGGAATCCTGACTAGTACAAGAATCAATGTACAGAGATCGCATAATGTGTAGTACCTGGTAAAAACCAACAGAATTGAAACCAAGACTCAGATTGAGGAGCCCAATGGAGATGCCATTGAGTACTCCGAATCCCATGACAGTTCTCGAATCAAAAGCCTTGTGCTCGAAAAACTTCATCCATAGTGCGACATGAAGGGAGCAGAAAGTGACCAGGAGATGCCAGCTCGTCAAGGTGGTAGCTGTGAAACACAATTCCGTCTCAAAGGATATCAGTATTAATAAATTCACTGGCATCTCATATTCTCATTCACTTCTCAGCACAAGCTCTCTCTATTCACAAGGAAATAAGCAACATTCAGAAATAAGAAATAAAATGTACCAAGTCAAAGCTAACAAGTTTTTGAACATCACATGTACATACACTCCAGGCAGCACAAGCAAACAAAGATACTACTCCCATCTGTCAAGCTACCGAAGCAGCAAGCAACCAGGACATGCTACACAACCCTTTTTTTTAGCGATAGCTACACAACCTCGTTCATTACGAAAAATAATCAAAGCTTTCACAGTAAGTACGCTAGCTCCAAGAGACCAGTCACTCTATCATTTTACACTCATGCTCTCCTGATTTCTACAGTATGCTGCGACGAATCACAACAGATAGTTATCGAatacaccaaattcaattggcaCTCCTTGGCCAAAGCTACCACATAAGCTGAACATCATCTGGTGTTAATAATCTGAACCGTGCATGTGCACAACTCAAGAGCGGAGCACGCCATAGATAGATCTAGCAAAATCACAGAGCACCAAGCACGAACACGTACGTAACGAATCAAGAAGCTGGAAAGCAAGAAACAGTTAGATCTCACACCAAAGGTGAAGCCGAGGGAGCTCATGAGGGCCTTGTTGCAGATGACAATGGACACGGAGGACACCACGGAGAGGCCCAGCGCCCCCACCGTCCCCAGCTGGAACTTCTCCCCTCCGACGCCCATCTCCGCTGCCACCACCCTCCAGACAACAGCACCAACCAAAAAGATCGAGCCTCCCCGATCAGACGGCCCGGGCCACGCCGCCGGGAGCACCTGCAGGCAAGAGAGACGCCATTTCGATCAGCCAATCGCAGCAGCCAGCGCTCTGCCAAGAAACGGGCGGGAGGGGTCGAAACATACCGCGCGCGGCGTCGGTGGATCTGGGCGAATCCGGCCGGGGAGCGGGCAATGTCGGGGAGATCTGCGGaggggcgggcgggcgggatcggCGGCGGTGCGGGGATGGGATGGGATTCGCGGTGGCGCTCCTGCCCCTCTTGCTTTGGCCTTGCGAATCAGGGGCGGGGAGGGAGACGAGGTATTTTTATATGGATGGCCGCCTCGTCGGTGAGATTGGTGATTAAAGGAAGCGGCAATTAGATATAGTTGGCCACGTCGCTTGCCGCATGGGAACTATTGACTCTGCACTGAATACCTGCTGAATTTGCTAAAAACTTCAAACAGGGACCACCTTCCTCTTCTCTTAATTTGCCAAATTTGCCTTTTTGTAGAGATGGTTGTTGCAaagttttttcttcttttttttcccCGAAGGCTGCCATGTGTACATTCAGTCGAGCGTCGAAGTACAACACGCGCCACGCGTGCCGTAGAACATACTTGAACCGACGAGAGGGGACACATGTCCTGGCACAGACAAGAAACACATCTCACATAATAGAAAATTACAACAAGGTCCCTGAGGGGGTGGGTGGGGCGGTTGTTGCCGTCCTTCATCACCGCTAAAGGAGGAAGAGACAAGTTCTTCCAACCAAAGAACTGTCGGTGCACCTCAAAGCTTTGAGAATCGATGAAGAAAACTGTCGTGAACGAGTAGCACATATCACTGTAACGTGTCGTCCTAGGACAACCCCACCCACCAGATCTGCCTTCTCCACACAATGTCGTCGAGGAAGATCACTGAATCCACCATCCTTCCACCTGCAAACCCTTCACGAGAGCAGGCAATGCCTCTTTGTAAGCCAACATTGCCGATGGAGGTGTCGAGCACCGGACTACTCCTATACATCTTCTTTGAAGCTCCAGGACGACACTTGAGTACACGTTACCTCGACAACCGAGCCGGAGAAAAAAGCTCCAggtcatcaccgtcgccacgttGACCCCTCTCGGATCAACTGAATCATGGATCCGTCAACGATGGTGGAATCTGCCATGTTGGTGCAGGATTTGGAGACACCTTCGGCGGTGTCGTCATCACTACCGGAGTCAAAGATGAACGGATGAAAATATACCAACTAAGGTAACCTACACATCTAGAAGAACATAACCGGGTGAGGGATCCCAGCTCCACCCATGATTATGAGGTCATGAACAGAGGGGGTTCATCGAAGTCGGCACGTGAAGATCTGTTGTCGAACGCAAAACATGTGACTCCTCTCTCCTCGGAAAGGGAAAAGACGATCTTTTTCCTACATGAAGGTcttcgaaagaggaaataatttTAGTTAGAACTTTTGGTTGTGGTCGAGGATTTATGGTCCCAATTTATTGATAATTTTCTAGGTCCACTTGGAACTGGAACGTAATAATACAATTAAAATGTCCTCATACATCTTAAACCTTCTACTGTGAGGCGTGCGTGTATTCCTGGATCATTATTCTGACTAGCTATTATATTGTACAAAAGTTTACCGTTGAATTCATATTCAAAAATTTTACTGATGTCTTAATTTTAGTAGACGATCTAGAAATATGTGTGTGCCTTATAAACGAGAAATGGAGTAATCTTTCTTTTCTAGTTTACTGGGCTCACCTTAAAATTTGGAATTTCAAGTTTGTAGGACCCCAAGAACTCACACCCATTGTTTACAGGCTTGCTCGCTTTAGGCCTTGAACATGCTTAGAGGAGGTGCGTAGAGAAATATACGAGCTTTCCTCTAAGCACCGGTGTTTATTTGTAAAAGATAGGCGCTTAATTAGGTAGCCCTCCTATAGAGGTAAGCATTGATGCTTAGAAAAACTCGTcttatttttctaagcaccttATGTTGTCCAAGGCCTTAGAAATAAGCATTAATTTCTATCTAATTTTGGATCAATTTGATTTTAATGAAAATCAACTGATGCATGAATGAGGGGATAATTAATACGTGACCCAACACTCAATTAGACTCTGCTAGACTGGAAAGAAGGGAGTACTAGGTTACACCGAATTAGTAATTACTCTTTATTTGAATGATTGTGGTGATTTTTGCTTCATACTCCAATTAAACTTGTGGGGTTTTGTCATACCAATAAAAATATTGTCGTGTCAACATTATCAAAAAAAATTGCTTTTGAGTTGCTATTTGATGGAACTACACTTCCTAACTTGAATTTGCTTTTGTAAACTACTttagtatgtactccctccgtttgaaAAAGCTTGTCCCTCAAATATATGTATCTAGCATCAaattagtgctagatacatccatttgagggataagcttggacaagctttttcggacggaAGGAGTAATATATATCCAACACGGATAATTATAGGAGACCCAAAACTGGACCGACTATTCAGTGTAAATAGATGATACATTTTGCGTTGTTCCTGGGATATTTTGTAATATAACTCAATGATAGTTGATTGTTGAAATAATAATATGAGAAGTAAAACTAAGAATACATATAATTTGTTGTGTTTTATTATGCTATGGTTGTAAAATATTATTAGCATAACAGAATTAAAATTCCAATGCA is drawn from Aegilops tauschii subsp. strangulata cultivar AL8/78 chromosome 1, Aet v6.0, whole genome shotgun sequence and contains these coding sequences:
- the LOC109780900 gene encoding UDP-xylose transporter 3 encodes the protein MGVGGEKFQLGTVGALGLSVVSSVSIVICNKALMSSLGFTFATTLTSWHLLVTFCSLHVALWMKFFEHKAFDSRTVMGFGVLNGISIGLLNLSLGFNSVGFYQMTKLAIIPCTVILETLFFRKKFSRTIQISLSVLLLGVGVATVTDLQLNAVGSILSLLAIITTCIAQIMTNTIQKKFKVSSTQLLYQSCPYQSLTLFLIGPFLDGFLTNQNVFAFNYTSNVVFFIVLSCLISVSVNFSTFLVIGKTSPVTYQVLGHLKTCLVLTFGYVLLHDPFSWRNILGILIAVVGMVLYSYFCSIETQPKNNDVSGQQSKEGDSAPLISDSLGKVENGGDDDEPLKVPMWSSKYSRA
- the LOC109780902 gene encoding uncharacterized protein isoform X2, which codes for MATRRSPATTHHRLLLLLLPLLLIGSFLLPLSSAYRPGDIIPMLRSGQYHGSRSVWFDVIGRHCPVFAVNREVLMPIPKPTGFTGADPYKITFQIGHEKFHVPWLYVINRKSSEVPLIDFHLKYTGNDLLGVTAKVVDMPHHFVELHPDIKKNFWDPQNWPKYVLVSYTWEEQSEIDVTAGFYVLFGSGLVLSFILAIYVLQSSQDKLTRFVREAVSDSSLPEGGVAKVE
- the LOC109780902 gene encoding uncharacterized protein isoform X1, translated to MATRRSPATTHHRLLLLLLPLLLIGSFLLPLSSAYRPGDIIPMLRSGQYHGSRSVWFDVIGRHCPVFAVNREVLMPIPKPTGFTGADPYKITFQIGHEKFHVPWLYVINRKSSEVPLIDFHLVSPLLTVIYVIPGEYFLSAYNYLPLIIQKYTGNDLLGVTAKVVDMPHHFVELHPDIKKNFWDPQNWPKYVLVSYTWEEQSEIDVTAGFYVLFGSGLVLSFILAIYVLQSSQDKLTRFVREAVSDSSLPEGGVAKVE